The Anastrepha ludens isolate Willacy chromosome 2, idAnaLude1.1, whole genome shotgun sequence genome contains a region encoding:
- the LOC128855203 gene encoding holocytochrome c-type synthase: protein MGNTIPSVNMEAASQMPRDHVHLAATSAVPPPECPMHQKGGAAASISAPPPPPQQQMTTTNTASASECPVQHDKNDINPLNMMPPANQQPAQDQPFPLSTERQTSSIPKVTEDGSQQFWQYPSQQMFWNAMLRKGWRWKNEDVSQKDMGDIIFIHNANNEQAWKEVLKWEALHAKECGNPRLKSFGGKAADYSPRARMRSWLGYELPFDRHDWIVDRCGKDVRYVIDYYDGGIVDKDYKFAILDVRPAMDSVDNVWDRMRVAYMRWKFAALDTLGNRTESGSGKVDH, encoded by the exons ATGGGTAATACGATCCCCAGCGTGAATATGGAAGCGGCATCCCAAATGCCAAGAGATCATGTGCACCTAGCAGCCACTAGCGCCGTGCCTCCACCAGAATGTCCAATGCATCAGAAAGGTGGGGCGGCTGCATCAATATcagcaccaccaccaccaccacaacAACAAATGACAACTACTAACACTGCCTCAGCGTCTGAATGTCCTGTTCAACATGATAAAAATGACATCAATCCACTTAATATGATGCCACCAGCCAACCAACAGCCAGCACAAGATCAACCATTTCCCCTATCTACGGAACGGCAAACATCAAGCATACCAAAAGTGACAGAAGATGGCAGTCAGCAGTTCTGGCAATATCCAAGTCAACAAATGTTCTGGAACGCAATGTTACGCAAAGGTTGGCGGTGGAAGAACGAAGATGTTTCACAGAAAGATATGGGTgacattattttcatacataatgCCAACAATGAGCAGGCATGGAAGGAGGTACTTAAGTGGGAGGCACTACATGCAAAGGAATGTGGCAATCCACGATTGAAGAGTTTTGGAGGTAAAGCTGCTGATTATAGTCCACGTGCGCGCATGCGCAGCTGGTTAGG CTATGAATTGCCTTTCGATCGTCATGACTGGATTGTGGATCGCTGTGGTAAAGATGTGCGGTATGTCATTGACTACTATGATGGCGGTATTGTAGACAAGGATTATAAGTTCGCAATTCTGGACGTACGTCCTGCAATGGACTCTGTCGACAATGTTTGGGATCGTATGCGAGTCGCTTATATGCGATGGAAGTTTGCGGCATTAGACACGCTGGGTAACCGAACTGAATCCGGCAGTGGCAAAGTAGATCACTAA
- the LOC128855201 gene encoding MICOS complex subunit Mic60 produces the protein MYRLALKRSCRDTIQITLSQYSRKNYSRGIPPNVREAGFGKILLFLSPVAAVGGVIGYAKYDPKFRKQVEQNVPGADYVLKVALDSKDPIADINKQFDGVRKQYDNVSKTVESATSTVTGWFSASEKPDLKQEEVAQPKTPAKSVAAKEATSAAKPVTAKPSEPVKIEKQPQPLPRDVTDLESAVEVAAALAVKEYNKAIGILKSFNNDVRKVVDDAIENVDTTMWTSLRNKTSARDTSVATAEKSAREAIDKIEKCEIALSKAATSDNHDQIVTIRKKIKSLMEHINHVKNELYEHKDLATVSEKYWRNVEKARNYFIEEIESIFPGLNLSDQKLNLSKEDLDLFIMHAYSHVLAYQKELQRLQTDGELRLKRAIDAFRADNDSEAVKAQLDYHLEAEKRKLALENQKKIFQIRADSEKQLRQQLKKQAEAHVDHLNDALAMKESEMKRSFTRELEDKLATEKANYKLQLAAMVGKMRGMDAALQARAESERSAHQAQALWAACQALWATVSTGEPGVHWRNKLRPLKSEIKAISKVSEGDELVSVVLQNLPSAASERGVFTEDALRERFINVERVARKLALVPEGGASLPIYFLSYLQSLFILKPDDPISQDELQNKPFDYSKLDTYDILNRARYFVDRGDLLQALKYMNLLQGGARRVACDWLNETRLTLETKQAANTLMAHAAASGLLYL, from the exons atgtatcgTTTAGCATTGAAAAGGTCATGCAGAGATACCATACAG ATCACATTGAGCCAATACAGCCGCAAAAATTATAGCAGGGGTATACCACCAAATGTACGAGAAGCCGGATTCGGCAAGATCCTGTTGTTTCTATCGCCTGTCGCAGCTGTTGGCGGAGTAATTGGTTATGCGAA ATACgacccgaaatttcgaaaacaagtCGAACAAAATGTTCCTGGTGCAGATTATGTCCTCAAAGTTGCTTTAGATTCCAAAGACCCCATTGCAGACATCAACAAGCAGTTTGATGGGGTAAGAAAGCAATACGATAACGTCTCAAAAACGGTTGAGAGTGCCACTTCTACTGTAACTGGTTGGTTCAGCGCTTCAGAAAAGCCAGATCTAAAGC AGGAGGAAGTTGCTCAACCGAAAACACCGGCGAAATCT GTTGCTGCCAAGGAAGCGACTTCTGCTGCAAAGCCTGTTACTGCCAAACCCAGTGAGCCtgtgaaaatagaaaaacagcCACAACCTTTGCCAAGAGATGTGACAGATTTGGAAAGTGCCGTTGAGGTTGCTGCTGCACTAGCTGTTAAGGAGTATAACAAAGCAATTGGCATTCTGAAGAg CTTTAACAATGATGTACGTAAAGTAGTGGATGATGCCATTGAAAATGTTGACACCACAATGTGGACTTCCTTGAGAAATAAGACCAGTGCTCGTGATACCTCCGTTGCCACAGCTGAAAAATCAGCACGTGAAGCTATTGATAAAATTG AAAAATGTGAGATTGCTCTGAGTAAAGCTGCTACTTCGGACAATCATGATCAGATAGTGACCattcgcaaaaaaataaaatccttgATGGAACACATCAACCATGTCAAAAACGAACTATATGAACATAAGGATCTTGCCACTGTGTCCGAAAAGTACTGGAGAAAT gTTGAGAAAGCTCGTAATTATTTCATTGAAGAAATTGAATCTATCTTCCCCGGTCTAAATTTGTCCGACCAGAAACTTAATCTTTCAAAGGAAGATTTGGATTTATTCATCATGCACGCTTACTCACATGTTTTAGCATACCAGAAAGAACTCCAGCGATTGCAAACAGATGGTGAATTGAGACTAAAGCGTGCAATTGACGCGTTCCGTGCGGATAACGATTCGGAAGCAGTTAAAGCCCAACTGGATTATCATTTGGAAGCAGAGAAGCGCAAGTTGGCGCTTGagaatcagaaaaaaatattccaaattcgCGCTGATTCCGAAAAGCAGTTGCGGCAGCAATTAAAGAAACAGGCAGAAGCGCATGTTGATCACTTGAATGATGCATTAGCTATGAAGGAAAGTGAAATGAAACGTAGCTTCACTCGTGAACTGGAAGACAAATTGGCAACGGAGAAAGCTAATTATAAACTACAATTGGCAGCGATGGTTGGTAAAATGCGTGGCATGGATGCTGCATTGCAAG CGCGCGCCGAGTCCGAACGCTCGGCTCACCAAGCTCAAGCTCTTTGGGCTGCGTGTCAGGCCTTATGGGCCACAGTTAGCACTGGCGAACCAGGTGTACATTGGCGAAATAAGCTGCGCCCTCTAAAGAGCGAAATTAAGGCTATCTCTAAAGTTAGTG AGGGCGACGAGCTTGTTTCTGTTGTGCTTCAGAACTTGCCATCTGCCGCTAGTGAACGTGGCGTGTTCACTGAGGATGCTTTGCGCGAACGCTTCATTAATGTAGAACGCGTCGCACGAAAACTGGCGCTCGTTCCCGAAGGTGGTGCTAGTCTCCCAATTTATTTCCTTTCCTACTTACAGTCCCTGTTTATACTCAAACCTGATGATCCCATTTCACAGGATGAATTACAAAATAAACCATTTGATTACAGTAAATTGGACACCTACGATATTTTGAACAGGGCAAG GTACTTCGTTGATCGCGGGGATTTGCTGCAAGCTTTAAAGTACATGAACTTACTGCAAGGTGGAGCACGTCGTGTTGCATGCGATTGGTTGAATGAGACGCGCCTGACGCTAGAAACCAAACAAGCTGCCAATACGCTAATGGCCCACGCTGCTGCTAGCGGCCTCTTATATTTGTAA
- the LOC128855204 gene encoding 39S ribosomal protein L35, mitochondrial, with product MLRAVLSSAIRTATRFTNTCPVVVPTMRALSYKMSNPLPSSNSTLLSKISTVSGQQINTSVVTALTLFQHQPSRSLTKFSLNKGKRKSVRAVLKRFKRLDWGIWIRTHTGRNKKMFKKSKELRRRLRQHIFTNSTQSYLLDKMVTSFWRRPKHYIDDPYAPYHKRDEFFATKSKTFKV from the exons ATGTTACGCGCAGTTCTTTCTAGTG cgATTCGCACAGCTACGCGATTTACCAATACGTGCCCAGTAGTCGTACCAACCATGCGAGCGCTTTCTTATAAAATGTCTAATCCTTTACCATCCTCAAATTCAACGCTGCTATCAAAAATCTCAACGGTCTCAGGTCAACAAATAAATACTAGCGTCGTCACAGCGCTTACTTTATTTCAACATCAACCATCGCGCTCTTTGACGAAGTTCTCACTTAATAAAGGAAAACGTAAATCTGTAAGGGCTGTCCTTAAGCGTTTCAAACGACTAGATTGGGGCATATGGATACGTACTCACACAGGTCGCAATAAAAAGATGTTCAAAAAGTCGAAGGAGCTACGGAGAAGACTGCGACaacatattttcacaaattcGACGCAAAGTTATTTGTTGGACAAAATGGTCACTAGTTTTTGGCGTCGCCCGAAACATTACATAGATGATCCATACGCACCGTACCATAAGCGGGACGAATTCTTtgcaacaaaaagcaaaacttttaaaGTATGA
- the LOC128855202 gene encoding fumarylacetoacetate hydrolase domain-containing protein 2, protein MALKIGLLLRRNCANLNFGGSFPLHSVRFICSSRSSTPKMRFVQFLRKNDNRRRLGVVSEDGTKLVELSGGACISNDMVSFISQNISLEEIQRKLSGLQSEEMTDSHIILPPLSNPEKIICIGLNYKDHCEEQNKPAPSEPMFFSKFNTAITGPTGDVIAHKITTKIDWEVELGVVIGKEAKKVPKEKAMDYVFGYTIAQDISARDWQKSRNGGQFLIGKSMDSFLPLGPAIVHKSLIKDVYDLKMRTLINGVEKQNNFTGDMIYKIDDIIHRLSQSITLKPGDLILTGTPKGVGMYRNPPEYLKVGDVIETEIQCLGKMVNNVVADS, encoded by the exons ATGGCTTTAAAAATCGGATTGCTTTTGCGTAGaaattgtgcaaatttgaattttggtgGCAGTTTTCCACTTCACTCCGTTCGTTTTATATGCTCGAG CCGAAGTTCTACTCCAAAAATGCGTTTTGTACAGTTTTTGCGTAAAAATGATAATCGTAGACGACTCGGTGTAGTGTCTGAAGATGGTACCAAGCTAGTTGAATTATCGGGTGGAGCTTGCATTTCGAATGACATGGTTTCATTCATTTCCCAGAACATTTCATTAGAAGAGATTCAACGCAAATTGAGTGGTCTTCAGAGTGAGGAAATGACAGATTCACACATTATTCTACCGCCATTGTCGAATCCTGAGAAGATAATATGCATAGGATTGAATTACAAAGATCACTGCGAAGAGCAAAATAAGCCCGCTCCATCGGAGCCCATGTTTTTCAGCAAGTTTAACACAGCAATTACAGGACCTACTGGAGATGTGATCGCGCATAAAATTACTACT aaaattgatTGGGAAGTAGAGCTAGGAGTCGTTATTGGAAAAGAAGCCAAAAAAGTGCCGAAAGAAAAAGCTATGGACTATGTATTTGGCTACACCATAGCTCAGGATATATCTGCTAGAGATTGGCAAAAGTCGCGTAACGGAGGTCAATTTTTGATCGGCAAATCAATGGATTCCTTTCTTCCTTTGGGGCCAGCAATTGTGCATAAAAGTCTTATTAAGGATGTTTATGATCTAAAGATGCGCACTCTTATCAACGGGGTCGAAAAACAGAACAACTTCACTGGTGATATGATTTATAAAATTGACGACATCATACACAGATTATCACAAAGTATCACCCTGAAGCCTGGCGATCTTATTTTAACAGGCACACCGAAAGGTGTCGGCATGTATCGAAATCCACCAGAATATTTAAAAGTGGGTGATGTCATTGAGACCGAAATACAATGCTTGGGTAAAATGGTTAATAACGTCGTCGCAGATTCTTAA
- the LOC128855207 gene encoding isocitrate dehydrogenase [NAD] subunit beta, mitochondrial, with translation MAMLTRIFGRTLMQATAARSIHTTSAVNQDSGALGGNRVTCTLIPGDGVGPELVYALQEVFKATNAPVDFENYFLSEVNPILSAKLEDVVASIQKNKVCIKGILATPDYSVAGELETLNMKLRRHLDLYANVVHVRSLPNVKTRHKNIDTVIIREQTEGEYSALEHESVTGIVECLKIITSKKSMRIAKFAFDYATKNNRKKVTAVHKANIMKLGDGLFLKSCEQMANLYPRIQFEKMIVDNTTMQMVQRPNQFDVMVTPNLYGNILDNIGSGLVGGAGVVAGASYSAETVVFEPGARHTFAEAVGKNVANPTAMLLCGAKMLRHVNLPTYSEMITNAVNKVLNDGKVRTKDLGGQSTTQDFTRAVIFNIH, from the exons ATGGCTATGCTAACAAGAATCTTTGGGCGCACTTTGATGCAG GCTACGGCCGCTCGGTCCATACACACTACTTCAGCGGTCAATCAG GATTCAGGCGCTCTTGGAGGAAACCGTGTGACATGCACTCTCATTCCAGGGGACGGTGTTGGACCCGAGTTGGTCTATGCGTTGCAGGAAGTGTTTAAG GCCACAAACGCTCCGGTAGactttgaaaactattttttgtctgAGGTCAACCCGATTTTGAGTGCCAAATTGGAAGATGTAGTTGCTTCAATTCAGAAGAATAAAGTTTGTATAAAG GGAATTTTGGCCACGCCTGATTATAGCGTTGCTGGAGAACTTGAAACGCTAAATATGAAATTGCGTAGACATCTCGATTTGTATGCGAACGTCGTGCACGTTCGTAGTTTGCCCAATGTGAAAACTCGCCATAAGAACATCGATACGGTTATCATCCGTGAGCAAACTGAAGGCGAATATTCGGCACTCGAGCATGAGTCTGTGACAGGTATCGTGGAATGCTTGAAAATCATAACTTCCAAAAAGTCGATGCGTATCGCCAAGTTTGCTTTCGACTATGCTACCAAAAACAACCGCAAGAAGGTTACCGCTGTACACAAGGCCAACATCATGAAGTTAGGAGATGGTCTATTCCTTAAATCGTGCGAGCAAATGGCCAATCTTTATCCACGCATCCAGTTTGAAAAAATGATCGTAGACAATACTACTATGCAAATGGTTCAAAGGCCAAATCAG TTCGACGTTATGGTCACTCCTAACTTGTACGGCAATATTCTCGACAATATCGGCTCTGGCTTGGTTGGTGGTGCCGGTGTGGTGGCTGGTGCATCATACTCAGCTGAAACTGTAGTCTTTGAACCC GGCGCACGTCACACTTTCGCCGAAGCTGTtggcaaaaatgttgcaaacccTACTGCTATGCTGCTCTGTGGTGCAAAAATGTTGCGCCACGTTAACTTGCCAACATACAGTGAAATGATAACTAACGCTGTCAACAAGGTTTTAAATGACGGCAAAGTACGAACCAAAGATTTGGGTGGCCAGTCAACTACTCAAGATTTTACACGAGCTGTCATATTCAACATCCACTAG
- the LOC128855209 gene encoding testicular haploid expressed gene protein-like has translation MLMQRLPAYRAQCCVTPLAVAAEQMCFFPELRQQYSKLLERYHCMVTNNRRIWALAEPKHQTGKYRAPCFCPEIGNRKVEIVREDTPSRTRTEQLSFPAVTRLMDLKASDYFKGFSNQRKCIVNRMLRKSMLSLYSRLSNKQSQPKKEESKKLTVAEKIERQERMKRLAKPKPDRSKPEEKKDRSKKEKGKPVKQQIQTKGFGFMGKDKGSPSRRYKKLATPKQYEYDEPKEWALTNNMKFYTPSERILNISKPRIYKAFDDAEEAFRVKESALSYHASERIKELALPPIYHQYKPEVKEDPFKINPNALKAKTSQRIIELAEPKEFFDKHTRPDAYRVSPRALRARITPRLRELAKPKAYAVGYYRS, from the exons ATGCTGATGCAAAGACTGCCAGCTTACAGAGCACAATGCTGTGTTACGCCATTGGCGGTGGCCGCGGAGCAAATGTGTTTCTTTCCTGAGCTTCGACAACAATATTCCAAACTGCTTGAACGTTACCATTGCATGGTAACTAATAATAGGCGTATATGGGCATTGGCGGAGCCAAAACATCAAACTGGAAAATATCGGGCGCCTTGTTTTTGTCCAGAAATTGGAAATCGTAAAGTAGAAATTGTGCGTGAAGATACTCCATCACGTACGCGTACTGAGCAATTGTCTTTTCCGGCGGTGAC GCGCCTTATGGATCTAAAAGCGAGTGACTACTTCAAAGGTTTTAGCAATCAGCGTAAATGCATCGTCAATAGAATGCTACGCAAGAGTATGCTATCCTTGTATAGTCGCTTATCGAACAAACAGTCACAACCAAAGAA AGAGGAATCTAAAAAACTAACTGTAGCCGAAAAAATAGAAAGGCAAGAACGCATGAAAAGGCTAGCAAAACCCAAGCCGGATAGGAGCAAACCAGAAGAGAAGAAGGATAGGTCGAAAAAAGAAAAGGGGAAACCagtgaaacaacaaatacaaacgAAG GGGTTTGGATTTATGGGAAAGGATAAGGGATCACCTTCGCGGCGTTATAAAAAATTGGCGACACCAAAGCAATACGAATACGATGAACCCAAAGAATGGGCACTtacaaataatatgaaattttacacacctTCGGAgaggattttaaatatttcaaagccgCGTATTTATAAAGCCTTTGACGACGCGGAAGAGGCATTTCGAGTTAAGGAAAGTGCGCTTAGCTACCATG CCTCTGAACGTATTAAAGAACTGGCTTTGCCACCAATTTATCATCAATATAAGCCAGAAGTGAAGGAGGATCCATTTAAGATAAATCCAAATGCACTTAAAGCAAAAACATCACAAAGAATAATTGAGCTAGCGGAGCCAAAGGAGTTCTTTGATAAACACACCCGTCCTGATGCCTACCGGGTATCACCAAGAGCGCTCCGAGCTAGAATAACGCCCCGCCTGAGGGAATTGGCTAAACCGAAAGCCTACGCAGTTGGCTATTATCGgagttaa
- the LOC128855210 gene encoding testicular haploid expressed gene protein-like, whose protein sequence is MNNAARSSKCCPKFDNLPKNMSCFLPDISKSWQRLMGRHKYIFTKRKRLLKIAQGTRPIRRKFVPQCPCKYKKPIEFVRETPMRTRTEQLALPAVRKLLLFKNRIKELFEPLRVVGINRLIRLSLFSVYSRLNNIQPPEKKIPIHKWDDAEWKKHTKYLKKLAKPKKEPKQPKLPVKKMKLQNMKRFHTLAFPKTHEEPTKGPWTLTPGMKSYEPSERIRKISQPRMYDESALIQNFPIPVSPAALAYKATTRTQELATARVKGVGESDLKENPFSISPNALKARTTARIKELAEPKEYENAHIRENPFAISPAALKAKASPRIIELAQPKGKS, encoded by the exons atgaataatgcTGCAAGAAGTTCAAAATGCTGTCCAAAATTTGATAATCTGCCGAAAAATATGAGCTGCTTCCTGCCTGACATAAGCAAAAGTTGGCAACGGCTGATGGGAcgccataaatatatatttacgaaACGTAAGCGATTACTGAAAATAGCTCAGGGAACTAGACCCATCAGAAGGAAATTCGTACCTCAATGcccatgtaaatataaaaaaccaatTGAATTTGTGCGTGAAACACCAATGCGAACACGCACCGAACAACTCGCCCTACCAGCGGTTCG AAAGTTACTTCTGTTCAAAAACAGAATTAAGGAGTTATTCGAACCCTTACGAGTAGTGGGTATAAATCGCTTAATACGCCTCAGCTTGTTCTCAGTTTATAGCCGTTTGAACAATATACAACCGCCGGAGAAAAA aaTTCCAATACACAAATGGGATGATGCTGAGTGGAAAAAACATACGAAATATCTTAAGAAATTGGCGAAACCTAAAAAAGAACCTAAACAACCGAAATTG CCAGTCAAAAAGAtgaaacttcagaatatgaaAAGATTTCATACGCTGGCTTTTCCGAAAACGCATGAAGAACCAACGAAGGGGCCTTGGACGCTTACACCGGGAATGAAGTCGTATGAGCCATCGGAACGCATAAGGAAAATATCACAACCGAGAATGTATGACGAGTCAGCGCTTATTCAAAACTTCCCTATACCGGTTAGTCCTGCTGCTTTAGCGTACAAAG ctACGACACGTACACAAGAGTTGGCTACAGCGCGCGTGAAAGGTGTCGGAGAATCGGACCTGAAGGAGAATCCATTTTCTATATCGCCAAATGCGCTTAAAGCACGCACCACCGCTCGCATTAAAGAGTTAGCGGAACCGAAGGAATATGAGAATGCTCATATACGTGAAAATCCCTTCGCAATCTCCCCGGCTGCACTGAAAGCTAAAGCATCACCGAGAATTATTGAACTTGCGCAACCaaagggaaaaagttaa
- the LOC128855206 gene encoding kanadaptin, whose translation MDEFKIPLLPTTATSKANKDSDPTTNEPKEEDKQQSKKDATSTTDNDCTAKPACPYKVPPWSQPPPASINYRFEILKSGQIIDEIKNLQAKAFWKFGRLPPPANDLELAHPTISRFHAILQYRPKNSTQSDGENASNKLKDEPPEGWYIYDLNSTHGTFLNKQRIPPHVFIRIRVGHMLRLGASTRSYILQGPEEDAEPESDLTVTELREQHKEKLIAAEAEAIRKAAEAEERERNEGINWGMGEEADEETDLTHNPFASTNNEELFLDDPKKTLRGYFEREGMELEYKCDEMSAGSFVCRVELPLSDAFGRPIVAEVVHKGRKKECVVQCALEACRILDRHGVLRQANQEPLRRKVKPQSDSEEDDFLDRTGDVERKKQRKSNPSTNSALTYEDLLKKDSEIVGQLKEVEDDILRYQDTQRRLKAFESNNSDDLDHFMENLTDATQLDKTEIRKLRLEQQRLNAEKQKVQRLIKIAKPIDFKFESIASAKISPNTKRQLPIIGKRNQFSKFKIAKIVKSNKIAEIEKHTNLASDEEEIEEEDEITLHHAKATKSTIAQGSPISVEEGEIKPETTNEEPLEATSNSPNSTKKIYGPAVVPQEILESNVQDMLEERQDTKLPTECTSINGGTEMESARKKRRQRQRQRQKRQDADMNELEEHESSEKYAKWVPPSNQSGDGYTELNAKYGY comes from the exons ATGGACGAATTTAAAATTCCGCTGTTGCCCACCACAGCAACGAGCAAAGCAAACAAAGATTCTGATCCCACAACAAATGAACCTAAAGAAGAAGACAAACAACAATCAAAAAAGGATGCAACTTCAACAACTGACAACGACTGCACAGCAAAGCCAGCCTGTCCTTATAAAGTACCGCCATGGTCACAGCCACCTCCGGCATCCATCAACTACAGGTTTGAGATATTAAAATCGGGCCAAATCATAGATGAAATAAAGAATTTACAAGCAAAAGCTTTTTGGAAATTCGGCCGGCTACCTCCTCCTGCAAATGATCTCGAACTAGCACACCCAACAATTTCTCGCTTTCATGCAATTCTGCAATATAGGCCAAAAAATAGTACACAATCCGATGGTGAAAATGCTTCTAATAAGCTTAAAGATGAACCGCCAGAGGGTTGGTATATATACGACTTAAATAGCACCCATGGAacatttttgaacaaacaaCGTATACCACCTCACGTCTTCATACGAATACGTGTTGGTCATATGTTGCGTTTGGGCGCCAGCACCCGTTCCTATATTCTTCAAGGTCCAGAGGAAGATGCGGAACCTGAGTCAGATTTAACAGTGACTGAGTTGCGTGAACAACATAAGGAAAAACTAATTGCAGCTGAAGCTGAAGCAATTCGCAAAGCGGCAGAAGCCGAAGAACGCGAGCGCAATGAGGGGATTAACTGGGGTATGGGAGAGGAAGCAGATGAGGAAACTGATTTAACCCACAATCCATTTGCGAGCACAAACAATGAAGAACTATTTCTCGATGATCCTAAAAAAACATTACGAGGTTATTTTGAGCGTGAAGGTATGGAATTAGAGTACAAGTGCGACGAAATGTCTGCTGGATCGTTTGTGTGCCGAGTAGAATTGCCATTAAGCGATGCCTTTGGCCGACCTATAGTAGCTGAAGTTGTGCACAAAGGGCGAAAAAAAGAATGTGTTGTGCAATGCGCACTGGAAGCTTGTCGAATCCTCGATCGGCACGGCGTTTTACGTCAAGCAAATCaag AGCCTTTGAGGCGGAAAGTAAAACCTCAATCCGATTCTGAAGAAGACGACTTTCTTGACCGAACGGGCGACGTTGAACGAAAGAAACAACGAAAGTCAAATCCGTCAACGAATAGTGCTCTAACATACGAAGATTTG CTAAAAAAAGATTCTGAGATCGTTGGACAACTGAAAGAGGTAGAAGACGATATATTACGATATCAAGACACACAACGCCGTCTTAAGGCTTTTGAATCGAATAATAGTGACGATTTAGACCACTTTATGGAAAACCTAACAGATGCTACTCAACTGGATAAGACGGAAATCCGCAAATTAAGG TTGGAACAACAACGACTCAATGcggaaaaacaaaaagttcaacgATTGATAAAGATCGCTAAACCGATAGATTTCAAATTTGAGTCAATTGCATCAGCAAAGATAAGCCCCAATACGAAGAGACAGCTGCCAATAATTGGAAAGCGTAATCAGTTCAGCAAATTTAAAATAGCGAAGATTGTTAAATCCAATAAAATTGCGGAAATCGAAAAACACACAAATTTGGCCTCCGATGAAGAAGAAATAGAGGAAGAAGACGAAATCACCTTACATCATGCAAAAGCTACTAAAAGTACTATTGCACAAGGGTCTCCTATTTCTGTAGAGGAAGGTGAAATTAAGCCTGAAACTACGAATGAAGAACCATTAGAAGCAACTTCTAATTCACCAAACAGTACAAAAAAGATATATGGCCCAGCTGTTGTGCCGCAAGAAATCTTAGAGAGCAATGTGCAAGATATGTTAGAAGAGCGCCAAGATACAAAGCTGCCAACAGAATGCACGTCTATCAATGGAGGTACTGAAATGGAGTCTGCAAGAAAAAAACGTAGACAGCGTCAACGACAACGCCAAAAACGACAAGATGCGGATATGAACGAACTCGAGGAACACGAGTCCAGTGAGAAGTATGCCAAGTGGGTACCACCATCTAACCAAAGTGGTGATGGTTACACAGAATTGAATGCGAAATATGGATACTAA